A genomic stretch from Motilibacter aurantiacus includes:
- a CDS encoding metallophosphoesterase family protein — MSLDQPPGPAPTATTPRPGPLRRALRATRRSAPGRLAGRAVTSRAARWLGVLVVALLGGWLGLAVAGHVDAPVGPAQTRLSVAWNDHGDVDVRIPPLGSIELDTHDGPLAVDVAVERLDPDEARAIVDDPTSLDALPGRATADVRSALLRLVVVTLAASTAGAGLLGLLVYRRRRPAIACAGLALTVVAASLGAAGLTLRSDAIREPKYSGLLASAPGIVGSAEDIVGDFGRYSQQLGKLVGNVSQLYATTSTLPVLPEDTTDIRILVVSDIHLNPSAWNVIRSTVQQFSVSLIVDAGDLTDHGSKLENAFARPIGNLGAPYVFIKGNHDSASTAAAVERQHNTKVLTGEPFDLDGLRFLGAGDPRFTPDKETRDDEVGKGEASADDPLVTLGDQLAATARAAVPPVDIAVVHDPVTARRLDGAVPLVIAGHVHERSTEVMEQGTRLFVQGSTGGAGLRGLEGEDPTPIELSVLYVDRETRRLTAWDDISLGGLGLASATVERHVASEEAAAVAPVPAAGPTAGR, encoded by the coding sequence ATGAGCCTCGATCAGCCCCCCGGGCCCGCTCCGACCGCGACCACGCCGCGGCCCGGCCCGCTCCGCCGCGCCCTGCGCGCCACGCGGCGCTCCGCGCCGGGCCGCCTCGCGGGACGGGCTGTCACCTCCCGCGCGGCACGATGGCTCGGCGTGCTCGTCGTGGCCCTGCTCGGCGGCTGGCTCGGGCTGGCCGTCGCCGGCCACGTCGACGCACCGGTCGGCCCGGCGCAGACGCGGCTGAGCGTGGCCTGGAACGACCACGGCGACGTGGACGTGCGCATCCCGCCCCTCGGGTCCATCGAGCTCGACACCCACGACGGCCCGCTCGCGGTCGACGTGGCGGTCGAGCGGCTGGACCCGGACGAGGCGCGCGCGATCGTGGACGACCCCACGTCGCTGGACGCGCTCCCCGGGCGGGCGACCGCCGACGTCCGCTCGGCGCTCCTGCGGCTCGTCGTCGTCACGCTGGCCGCGTCCACGGCCGGGGCCGGCCTGCTGGGGCTGCTCGTCTACCGCCGCCGGCGGCCAGCGATCGCCTGCGCCGGGCTGGCCCTGACCGTCGTCGCCGCCTCACTGGGGGCCGCGGGCCTCACGCTGCGCTCGGACGCGATCCGGGAGCCGAAGTACTCCGGCCTGCTCGCCAGCGCGCCCGGCATCGTCGGCAGCGCGGAGGACATCGTCGGCGACTTCGGGCGCTACAGCCAGCAGCTGGGCAAGCTGGTCGGGAACGTCTCCCAGCTCTACGCCACGACCTCCACGCTGCCCGTGCTGCCGGAGGACACGACCGACATCCGCATCCTCGTGGTCAGCGACATCCACCTGAACCCCTCGGCGTGGAACGTCATCCGGTCGACGGTCCAGCAGTTCTCGGTGAGCCTCATCGTCGACGCCGGCGACCTCACCGACCACGGCAGCAAGCTCGAGAACGCGTTCGCCCGCCCGATCGGCAACCTCGGCGCGCCCTACGTCTTCATCAAGGGCAACCACGACTCGGCGTCCACGGCCGCCGCGGTGGAGCGCCAGCACAACACCAAGGTGCTGACCGGGGAGCCGTTCGACCTCGACGGGCTGCGCTTCCTGGGCGCGGGCGACCCCCGGTTCACCCCCGACAAGGAGACGCGGGACGACGAGGTGGGCAAGGGCGAGGCCAGCGCCGACGACCCGCTGGTCACGCTCGGGGACCAGCTCGCCGCCACGGCCCGGGCCGCCGTGCCGCCCGTCGACATCGCGGTCGTCCACGACCCGGTCACGGCCCGCCGGCTCGACGGGGCGGTCCCGCTCGTCATCGCCGGCCACGTGCACGAGCGCTCGACCGAGGTGATGGAGCAGGGGACCCGGCTCTTCGTGCAGGGGTCGACCGGGGGCGCGGGGCTGCGCGGCCTCGAGGGCGAGGACCCGACGCCCATCGAGCTCTCGGTGCTCTACGTCGACCGGGAGACCAGGCGGCTCACCGCGTGGGACGACATCTCCCTCGGCGGGCTCGGCCTGGCCTCGGCGACCGTCGAGCGCCACGTCGCCTCGGAGGAGGCCGCGGCCGTCGCCCCCGTCCCGGCCGCCGGGCCTACCGCGGGTCGCTGA
- a CDS encoding metallopeptidase family protein, whose product MVDVTPAEFEELVADALDQIPEQLGRLMRNVAVVVEEEPPEDDPELLGLYEGTPLTERGEWYTGVLPDKISVFRGPLLRMCETREEVVEEVLVTVVHEVAHHFGIDDDRLHELGWE is encoded by the coding sequence GTGGTCGACGTCACGCCTGCCGAGTTCGAGGAGCTCGTCGCCGACGCCCTGGACCAGATCCCGGAGCAGCTCGGCCGGCTCATGCGCAACGTCGCCGTGGTCGTGGAGGAGGAGCCGCCGGAGGACGACCCCGAGCTGCTCGGGCTGTACGAGGGCACGCCGCTGACCGAGCGGGGCGAGTGGTACACCGGCGTCCTCCCCGACAAGATCAGCGTCTTCCGCGGCCCGTTGCTGCGGATGTGCGAGACCCGCGAGGAGGTGGTCGAGGAGGTCCTGGTCACCGTCGTGCACGAGGTCGCCCACCACTTCGGCATCGACGACGACCGGCTGCACGAGCTGGGGTGGGAGTAG
- a CDS encoding glycosyl hydrolase: MRLTRIGRLGAAAVTVAVAASLTQGAGSALAAPTPTPADYFGMHVLGAGTAGVSYPSKGTLGSVRLWDVGGTWAQLQPTQGTWDAAAVKRLDTAVAQAKAQKAAPLLVLGQTPTWASKDPSRTSDPIAAGSAVAPRSTVYWTNYVKYVVDRYYKKGVRSFQTWNEPNGGLFWDTSTASSAKDMAALNLAAYQVIHATTLKAKKVKVKGKTVTKKVPVAKYPGAVLVSPGLISRRPAQVSWLRQYFAQKNARQVDVIGLHLYPNPGKTPESTLTQLATVRKNLAANKLASKPVWVTEVSFGGAVGGSQGKPEVIAPEYQAAYVARMLLLARSNKIDRLYWYAWDAHGVLGVELTAVAGSRTSVTRAGTAWGVTRNWMSFPLDRCLRDRQGVYTCTTKRGKGFGYVKWTDTPRKNVRIKAPAATTAVFDLQGKKTARKAGQAVTIGNSPILITTSK, encoded by the coding sequence ATGCGTCTCACCCGGATCGGCCGCCTGGGCGCGGCTGCCGTCACCGTCGCGGTGGCGGCCTCGCTCACGCAGGGCGCCGGCAGCGCTCTGGCCGCCCCGACGCCGACCCCGGCGGACTACTTCGGCATGCACGTGCTGGGCGCGGGCACGGCCGGCGTCTCGTACCCGAGCAAGGGCACTCTCGGCTCCGTCCGGCTCTGGGACGTCGGCGGCACCTGGGCCCAGCTGCAGCCCACCCAGGGGACCTGGGACGCCGCGGCGGTCAAGCGCCTCGACACGGCGGTCGCCCAGGCCAAGGCCCAGAAGGCCGCCCCGCTGCTCGTCCTCGGCCAGACGCCCACGTGGGCCAGCAAGGACCCGAGCCGCACCTCGGACCCCATCGCCGCCGGCTCCGCCGTCGCTCCCCGCTCCACCGTCTACTGGACCAACTACGTCAAGTACGTGGTGGACCGCTACTACAAGAAGGGCGTCCGCTCGTTCCAGACCTGGAACGAGCCGAACGGCGGCCTCTTCTGGGACACGTCGACGGCGTCGTCGGCCAAGGACATGGCCGCGCTCAACCTCGCCGCGTACCAGGTCATCCACGCCACGACGCTCAAGGCCAAGAAGGTCAAGGTCAAGGGCAAGACGGTCACCAAGAAGGTGCCGGTCGCAAAGTACCCCGGCGCCGTGCTCGTCAGCCCCGGCCTGATCAGCCGCCGTCCTGCGCAGGTGTCCTGGCTGCGCCAGTACTTCGCCCAGAAGAACGCGCGCCAGGTCGACGTCATCGGCCTGCACCTCTACCCGAACCCCGGCAAGACCCCGGAGTCGACGCTGACCCAGCTGGCGACGGTCCGCAAGAACCTCGCGGCGAACAAGCTGGCGAGCAAGCCGGTCTGGGTCACCGAGGTCAGCTTCGGCGGCGCGGTCGGGGGCTCCCAGGGCAAGCCCGAGGTCATCGCCCCCGAGTACCAGGCGGCGTACGTCGCGCGCATGCTGCTGCTGGCCCGCTCGAACAAGATCGACCGGCTCTACTGGTACGCCTGGGACGCGCACGGCGTGCTCGGTGTGGAGCTGACCGCGGTGGCGGGCTCCCGGACCAGCGTCACCCGCGCCGGCACCGCCTGGGGCGTCACCCGCAACTGGATGAGCTTCCCGCTCGACCGCTGCCTGCGTGACAGGCAGGGCGTCTACACCTGCACCACCAAGCGCGGCAAGGGCTTCGGCTACGTCAAGTGGACCGACACCCCGCGCAAGAACGTGCGCATCAAGGCCCCCGCCGCCACGACGGCCGTGTTCGACCTGCAGGGCAAGAAGACCGCCCGCAAGGCCGGCCAGGCCGTGACGATCGGCAACTCCCCGATCCTCATCACGACCAGCAAGTGA
- the typA gene encoding translational GTPase TypA, with the protein MPSATANLARRDDLRNVAIIAHVDHGKTTLVDAMLRQSGAFSAHAEATDRVMDSMDLEREKGITILAKNTAVKHSIGGRELTINIIDTPGHADFGGEVERGLSMVDAVVLLVDASEGPLPQTRFVLRKALQKRMPVVLVINKVDRPDARIGEVVDETYELFLDLDADEDQIDFPIVYASAKAGRASLNRPENGGLPDSENLEPLFQVLLDSVPAPAYDPEAPLQAHVTNLDASPFLGRLALCRIFAGELRKGQQVAWCKHDGSIERVKVTELLVTEGLERVPGEKAGPGDIIAIAGIPEITIGETLADPEAPRPLPLITVDEPAISMTIGTNTSPLAGRERGNKVTARLVKDRLDRELVGNVSMRVLPTERPDAWEVQGRGELALAILVEQMRREGYELTVGKPQVVTRTIDGKLHEPVERLTIDAPDEYLGAITQLLAVRKGRMETMTNHGTGWIRMEFLVPSRGLIGFRTEFLTETRGTGIANAVFEGYEPWAGELRTRPTGSLVADRAGVATPFAMFNLQERGTMFVEPTTEVYEGMIVGENSRDDDMDVNITKEKKLTNMRSSTGDELVRLVPPRKLSLEQSLEFCREDECVEVTPTAVRIRKVILDATTRGRTRGRAAKANG; encoded by the coding sequence GTGCCCAGTGCGACCGCCAACCTCGCCCGCCGCGACGACCTCCGCAACGTCGCGATCATCGCCCACGTCGACCACGGGAAGACGACCCTCGTCGACGCCATGCTCCGGCAGTCCGGCGCCTTCTCCGCGCACGCCGAGGCCACCGACCGGGTCATGGACTCGATGGACCTCGAGCGCGAGAAGGGCATCACCATTCTCGCGAAGAACACCGCCGTCAAGCACTCGATCGGCGGCCGCGAGCTGACGATCAACATCATCGACACCCCCGGCCACGCCGACTTCGGCGGCGAGGTGGAGCGTGGGCTGTCGATGGTCGACGCGGTCGTGCTCCTCGTCGACGCCTCCGAGGGCCCGCTGCCCCAGACCCGGTTCGTGCTGCGCAAGGCGCTGCAGAAGCGCATGCCGGTCGTGCTCGTCATCAACAAGGTCGACCGGCCGGACGCGCGCATCGGCGAGGTGGTCGACGAGACGTACGAGCTCTTCCTCGACCTCGACGCCGACGAGGACCAGATCGACTTCCCGATCGTGTACGCCTCGGCGAAGGCCGGCCGGGCCTCACTGAACCGCCCCGAGAACGGCGGCCTCCCCGACTCGGAGAACCTCGAGCCGCTCTTCCAGGTGCTGCTGGACTCAGTGCCGGCGCCGGCGTACGACCCCGAGGCGCCGCTGCAGGCGCACGTCACCAACCTCGACGCCTCGCCCTTCCTCGGCCGGCTCGCGCTCTGCCGCATCTTCGCCGGCGAGCTGCGCAAGGGCCAGCAGGTGGCCTGGTGCAAGCACGACGGGTCGATCGAGCGGGTCAAGGTGACCGAGCTGCTCGTCACCGAGGGCCTCGAGCGCGTCCCCGGCGAGAAGGCCGGCCCCGGCGACATCATCGCCATCGCCGGCATCCCGGAGATCACGATCGGCGAGACGCTGGCGGACCCGGAGGCCCCCCGTCCGCTGCCGCTGATCACGGTCGACGAGCCCGCCATCTCGATGACGATCGGCACCAACACCTCCCCGCTCGCCGGGCGCGAGCGGGGCAACAAGGTGACCGCCCGCCTGGTGAAGGACCGCCTCGACCGCGAGCTGGTCGGCAACGTGTCGATGCGCGTGCTGCCGACCGAGCGTCCCGACGCGTGGGAGGTCCAGGGCCGTGGCGAGCTCGCCCTCGCGATCCTCGTCGAGCAGATGCGCCGGGAGGGCTACGAGCTGACGGTCGGCAAGCCCCAGGTGGTCACGCGGACCATCGACGGCAAGCTGCACGAGCCGGTCGAGCGCCTGACGATCGACGCCCCCGACGAGTACCTCGGTGCCATCACCCAGCTCCTCGCGGTCCGCAAGGGGCGCATGGAGACGATGACGAACCACGGCACCGGCTGGATCCGCATGGAGTTCCTGGTGCCCTCGCGCGGCCTCATCGGCTTCCGCACCGAGTTCCTCACCGAGACGCGCGGCACCGGCATCGCGAACGCCGTGTTCGAGGGGTACGAGCCGTGGGCGGGCGAGCTGCGCACGCGGCCCACCGGCTCGCTCGTCGCGGACCGGGCCGGGGTTGCGACCCCGTTCGCGATGTTCAACCTGCAGGAGCGCGGCACGATGTTCGTCGAGCCGACGACCGAGGTCTACGAGGGCATGATCGTGGGTGAGAACTCCCGGGACGACGACATGGACGTCAACATCACCAAGGAGAAGAAGCTCACCAACATGCGCTCCTCGACCGGCGACGAGCTCGTCCGCCTGGTCCCGCCGCGCAAGCTCAGCCTGGAGCAGTCGCTGGAGTTCTGCCGCGAGGACGAGTGCGTCGAGGTGACCCCCACCGCGGTCCGGATCCGCAAGGTGATCCTGGACGCGACGACCCGTGGCCGTACGCGCGGACGAGCCGCCAAGGCGAACGGCTGA
- a CDS encoding sensor histidine kinase, whose protein sequence is MTGTLRELWGRLPAGLRRRVARWRHPGLRARLAGIVALVVAGAVLLVSTVAWLSVRAELRSETDETLREQVAAEARFAAVVGRGGRPDRGFGRGGPPPGAFNQAAAQNIQYIDATGRRAAFQRNGSLTLPVTAADVEVARTGKGEVLRDATVDGSHVRIITAPATLRTGPGAVQVARSLDEVYGTLRSLALLLGLFSLLGIAAAAFAGRAVASAGLGPVRRVTAAAEHVAATRDLRAAIPVTGDDEVARLARSVNAMLAALESARLQQRRLVEDAGHELRTPLTSLRANVELLARAEERGPGALSAADRKAMLTDLGEQAVELTTLMNELVALAREDAGQEVPGDLRLDELVERCVARARRHAPDASFTVETEPLVIPGRATGLTRAVNNLLDNAVKFSAPHPAVLHVSVRRADVAPGRAEVAVADRGRGIDPADRERVFERFYRATEARAVPGSGLGLAIVAQVAAEHGGSAALEPRAGGGTVARLRLPLRAAPDHGAAAPGTPEVLDLG, encoded by the coding sequence GTGACCGGGACGCTGCGGGAGCTGTGGGGACGGCTGCCCGCGGGCCTGCGCCGCCGTGTCGCCCGCTGGCGGCACCCGGGGCTGCGGGCCCGGCTGGCCGGGATCGTCGCGCTGGTCGTCGCCGGCGCGGTGCTCCTCGTCTCGACCGTGGCCTGGCTGTCCGTCCGCGCGGAGCTGCGCAGCGAGACCGACGAGACGCTGCGCGAGCAGGTGGCGGCCGAGGCCCGCTTCGCCGCCGTCGTCGGGCGCGGTGGCCGTCCCGACCGCGGGTTCGGCCGCGGGGGCCCGCCGCCCGGCGCGTTCAACCAGGCCGCGGCGCAGAACATCCAGTACATCGACGCGACGGGGCGGCGCGCCGCCTTCCAGCGCAACGGGAGCCTCACCCTGCCCGTCACGGCGGCCGACGTGGAGGTCGCGCGGACCGGCAAGGGCGAGGTGCTGCGCGACGCCACCGTCGACGGGTCGCACGTCCGCATCATCACGGCGCCGGCCACGCTGCGCACGGGGCCCGGCGCCGTGCAGGTCGCCCGGTCGCTCGACGAGGTCTACGGCACCCTCCGCTCGCTCGCCCTGCTGCTCGGGCTCTTCTCGCTGCTGGGCATCGCGGCCGCAGCGTTCGCCGGGCGCGCGGTGGCGTCGGCGGGGCTCGGCCCGGTCCGCCGGGTGACGGCCGCGGCCGAGCACGTCGCGGCCACCCGCGACCTGCGCGCCGCGATCCCGGTCACCGGGGACGACGAGGTGGCGCGGCTGGCGCGCAGTGTCAACGCCATGCTCGCGGCGCTGGAGAGCGCGCGGCTCCAGCAGCGGCGGCTGGTCGAGGACGCCGGGCACGAGCTGCGTACGCCGTTGACCAGCCTGCGCGCCAACGTCGAGCTGCTCGCCCGGGCCGAGGAGCGCGGGCCGGGGGCGCTGTCGGCAGCGGACCGGAAGGCGATGCTGACCGACCTCGGGGAGCAGGCCGTCGAGCTGACCACGCTCATGAACGAGCTGGTCGCGCTCGCCCGCGAGGACGCCGGGCAGGAGGTGCCGGGCGACCTGCGTCTCGACGAGCTGGTCGAGCGGTGCGTGGCCCGGGCGCGCCGGCACGCCCCGGACGCGTCCTTCACCGTCGAGACCGAGCCGCTGGTGATCCCCGGGCGGGCCACCGGCCTCACCCGGGCGGTCAACAACCTGCTCGACAACGCGGTGAAGTTCAGCGCGCCGCACCCGGCCGTCCTGCACGTCTCGGTGCGACGGGCGGACGTCGCCCCGGGACGGGCGGAGGTTGCGGTCGCGGACCGCGGGCGCGGCATCGACCCGGCGGACCGCGAGCGCGTGTTCGAGCGGTTCTACCGGGCCACCGAGGCGCGCGCCGTGCCGGGCAGCGGGCTCGGGCTGGCGATCGTCGCGCAGGTGGCGGCCGAGCACGGCGGCTCGGCCGCCCTGGAGCCACGGGCCGGCGGAGGCACCGTCGCGCGGCTGCGGCTTCCGCTGCGGGCGGCGCCCGACCACGGGGCGGCAGCGCCCGGCACGCCCGAGGTGCTCGACCTCGGCTGA
- a CDS encoding response regulator transcription factor has product MKVLVVEDEPAVRDALARSLRFEGYEVETAADGVQALAQLEASPADAVVLDVMMPRMDGLEACRRLRAAGDTTPVLMLTARDGVGDRVAGLDAGADDYLLKPFALEELLARVRALLRRARLSAPGEGPGEDDVLRFADLSMDPVSYEVRRGERLLELTRTEFSLLEVFLRHPRQVLTRTVLLERVWGYDFGTTSNSLEVYVGYLRRKLEAEGEPRILQTVRGVGYALREATSG; this is encoded by the coding sequence GTGAAGGTGCTGGTCGTCGAGGACGAGCCCGCCGTGCGCGACGCGCTGGCGCGCAGCCTGCGGTTCGAGGGCTACGAGGTCGAGACCGCCGCCGACGGCGTCCAGGCCCTCGCCCAGCTGGAGGCGTCGCCGGCGGACGCGGTCGTGCTCGACGTGATGATGCCGCGCATGGACGGGCTCGAGGCCTGCCGGCGGCTCCGCGCGGCCGGCGACACGACGCCCGTGCTCATGCTGACCGCGCGCGACGGCGTGGGCGACCGGGTCGCCGGGCTGGACGCCGGCGCGGACGACTACCTGCTCAAGCCGTTCGCGCTCGAGGAGCTCCTCGCCCGTGTCCGCGCGCTGCTGCGCCGCGCCCGGCTGTCGGCCCCAGGAGAGGGCCCCGGTGAGGACGACGTGCTGCGGTTCGCGGACCTGTCGATGGACCCGGTGTCCTACGAGGTACGCCGGGGCGAGCGCCTGCTGGAGCTGACCAGGACCGAGTTCTCGCTGCTCGAGGTCTTCCTCCGCCACCCGCGCCAGGTGCTGACCCGCACGGTCCTGCTCGAGCGGGTCTGGGGCTACGACTTCGGCACCACGTCCAACAGCCTCGAGGTCTACGTGGGCTACCTGCGCCGCAAGCTCGAGGCCGAGGGCGAGCCGCGCATCCTGCAGACGGTGCGCGGCGTCGGCTACGCCCTGCGCGAGGCGACCTCGGGGTGA